The sequence below is a genomic window from Silene latifolia isolate original U9 population chromosome 7, ASM4854445v1, whole genome shotgun sequence.
AATAATCgtggattggtcgatcgaccactgtgaccggtcgatcgaccggtctgtACCGCACATGAGTTTCTGTaagtcgcgctctggtcgatcgactataggaggcagtcgatcgaccgcagtagctggtaatccgcttctaattcttcataaaattatctttcctGCTTCTAAatacgcaccaagctcgttccttgagtaaatacttcacgtcaaatgcaaagctagatactcggggatggatttacctcaatatctactcatttccgcataaatctgcaatattacataaaaatacgaaagtagacgaaatggggcaaatagtagctttaaactacataattgagctctgaaatgcgtgtaaaatgaggtgtaaaacatcatataaatgacacgcatcagttaGTAGGcaataaatcatcaaaatcatcatctACTATACCCTTCTCAATCACAACCTGGTACTCATATGGATTGTCAAAATCAAAGGTATCATGCACTAATGGCTCAAACGTATCAATAAGACATAAAGAATGGTCATCAGTGGGAAATTTCATAACATCAAAAATATTATACTCCACCACTTGACCATCAAACTCCATAGTAAGAGAACCGCTAAAAACATCAATCTTAGTTTTTGCAATTTTCATAAATGGTCTCCCTAACAGTATAGGGGCAGTATGTCTATCGTGCTCCATATCTAACACATATAAGTTCGCAGGGAAAATCAATTTATCAACCATAACTAAGACATCCTCAACTATTCCCTTTGGATAAACATTGGACCGATCCGCCAATTGAATGACAACATTTGTTTTACTCATAGGTCTAAGTTTTAATGTCTGATAGATGGAGTGGGAAATTACATTGATCGAGGAACCTAAATCTAACATAGCGTTATGAATTTTGGTGTCTCCAATAGTGCAAGGTATTGTGAACATTCCCGGGTCTCCACACTTAATGGGCAATTTTTGTTGAAACATTGCCGAGACATGTTCACTTACCTTCACCTTTTTAACTCCCTTAAGCGTGTTATTCCTCTTTATAGTACAAAGTTCTTTTAAAAACTTTGCATATCGAGGGACACTTTTAAGCAACTCTAGAAGGGGAATATTTACCTCACATTTACGAAAGGTTTCGTAAACATCGTTGTCATGCTCCTTCTTGCGAGTATCCTTTAATGCTTCGGGAAAGGTGGTGTGGCCTCATAAATCTGGACCGGGGGATCCTTAGTAATCGAACTAGGCACCACAATATCTTTCTCAATCACTTGTGAACTCCCCTATTCAATCACAATCTCCTCTTCCTCTTGGATTGCAACTACGTTAGACTTAGCTTTAGGCTTCTCTACTTCTACCAAGTGCCTTCCATTTCTCAAAGACAGTGCACTCACATTCTTCCTCGGATTCTCTACCGTTTGAGATGGTAGAGCACCCGACTGTTTAGCTTCCAATCGATTGACAATAGTAGCCAGTTGACTCACCTGGTTTTCAAGATTCTTAAAATTTTGCTTATTATCTGCTCTATCTTGAGTAACACTGAGAGTAAGAGCCCGAATCATATCCTCCGTGGACATTGATGAACTCGGTGGTGCTTGCTCAGCTGCTTGTTATGGCACTTGTTGGGTAAATTGTTGTCCTTGTGGTCGCTGGATAAACTGACCTCTAGGAGGGTCAGATGATGGACCGGCTTGAGAGTTTCCCCAACGAAAGTTAGGGTGAGCCTTCCATCCTTCATTATATGTATTGGAATATGGATCCCATTTCCTGTTATTTGTAGTACTCTCCCAAACACCATTCACCTCTTCTTTGCCACTTTCTTGCAAGTAAGGGCACAAATCATTAGGGTGACCCTCAGTAGCACATATGCCACCAACAGTAGCCATCTGTCTCCCAGATAACATATCACGGAGAGTGGAAACAATATTATCAACTTTTTCCTCCAAGCCAGGACTAACACCCATAGCGCTCACTCCTCTTCGTGATGGTCTCCTCTCACACTGTCTAGAGGTCTCAGTTAGCTCTGAAATAACCTCCCAAGCCTCATCTGGATTTTTGTTGGCTATATTTCCTCCACAACCAGATTGAATCATACGACGGTCATCTTGGTTCAGTCCACCAGAAAAATACATATTGAGATCCTGATCATAGTAACCATGTAAGGGCAGCTAGCATAGAGTTTCTTAAATTTCTCAAGATACTCATATATAGTTTCCCCGTCTTACTGTTCAACATTACTGATTGCTCTTTTCAGCTAAGATGATCGAGAAGGAggaaaatatttctccaagaatGCCTTCTTCATACCTACCCAAGTAGTGATACTTCCCGGTGGTCGATAGTTTAGCCAGTCTCTCGCATTGTCCTTCAAGGAGAAAGGGAATGCTCTCAATTTCAAGTGCTCGTCAGTAATAGCAGGTGGCTTTATACCAGTGCACACGATATGAAAGTCCGAAAGATGTTTATTCGGATCCTCAATGCTCATCCCATTGAAAGTTGGTAATTGATGTATCAACCCAGATTTCAGTTCAAAAGTCACTCCATCATCCAATGCTGGAAAAGTTATGCACAATGGTTGAACATTCAGATTTGGAGCTGTGAGCTCCCTTAATGTTCGAGTCTCCCTAGCCATATTCTTAGTAGTAACAGGAATTTTCGCAGTATCTGAATCAGAGTGTATATCCTTCTCGGAATCTGGGTGCTCAAAAACAACTAACAAACCTTCTCCAATTTGCCTTAACCTGAAAAGTGTGCGCTCAATCTCTGAGTCGTAAGGCTCAAGTGGTTGGTCATAAGAACGAGTATTAGGCATaaactaaaacaataaaataaaagtcTATACTAAAGAAACACAAAAATTAACTATTGTCTTCCCTAgcaacggcgctaaaatttgGTGAGCCGAAGTCGTATGCTCCCAAAGATAGTATTTATAACACTTAAAACCACTAAACAAATGATTGTATATGATAATAAGGATCGATCCACAGAGAAGGCAATGTAATATATGTGAATTAAAGTATAGAAAATAAGTAACCAAATGGGGGATTCAAATGATTGagtaactaaactagagattaaacaAGCAGTTGAATGAAGAATAATAAATATGAATTCAGATGGTTTAAACGGTCTCGGGGTAAGAATTTCCGCAAACTGATTATCAAATTGATCATAGACTAAAAAGATCCAATTGACTCTTGAGCAAACAATCGTGGGAACAATTTCCCAATTCTTTtgtaatattatttgactcgaaAGGCGATAATCAAATAACCTAATTATCAAACAACCTAATACGCGCGATTAAGTTTAATTCAATAACAGCATGAACGAATAAGGAACGATAGAAGTGACTgatagggcagtcgtatacctatcaaaaataaccaactaaactaactatatagctagggaagtcgggtcaatctccacagggaggcaagatatctgtaaaagatTCGTCTATTTGGTCAGAAATGGGGGTTGTAAATTTGGTTTTCTAATCTAATAAAGactaagggaaagagaaataaataagagCAGTAAAAAGGCAGAAAACAAGAATAAGATGATCAATAAAGAgggaacatgtcgggatttcggttcactacggtagtctaatgactcaactgcaaatagcctagataactcattgtgagacggatgttgaaaggtctttctgatccactttctatcctagatttccgctaacttaacttccgtcctcgtcagggtagtctactgttcataataggtctatttagtccaatcttccgatccaggaataaatATAACCAGATTAacgggtaacttagaagcgtgcactcaactaagtcgataaatacaattaaattgccatgggtacagggtctcacaaataagtcatctagcctattcgctacattgtcacaattctaccatagatcccctagtcccaacatgaaagaaattagctactcatactatcaATATTGTCAAGATTAATAATAATGGAATAACTAACAATAAACATACTGAAATTATAATAAAATCGCATAAATGAaactagggcagaaattaaagacAAGAAAACAAGAGatttaaagcaaacaaaagaaagattaagattaaaggagagaaaggaattacaatagcaagaattccggcgtaaagaacacaagatcCGAGCAAGAATAATCCCCAAGTAAAGCTACAGTGAAGAGTTTAGGGAAAAGATAAAGCAGCGTAATTAAGAGTGTTTAGCAGTGAAAGATAGATATGAGATGATAATGACCTAATTACTAAGCTTTTAAATAGAAAACTAACGAAGTCCATAACTAAAAATCAGCCATCACAGATTAATTAAGGCCCGTGAAAcactaatccactcgatcgagcagtttgaaacagctcgatcgaggacctcagcaagtaaaccattcgatcgagtagaaatatcactcgatcgagtaaccttgaattccagcatttcgatcgagcacaagaaagtactcgatcgacctcctcagcacgtgaatccactcgatcgaccaagaaaagccttcgatcgagtgttcttcctccaaaacacCTCCAAACTCGTAGCCGAATGCTTCGtggaccattccttcacgcatcccaatgcagtatctcgatCTGAAAATCCCGtttcctcaaaatgcatgcaaaacaggacgaaaagggtacgattccactactttcaggttcattcctacaaaacagacaaaacgaaccaaagtagcgatttcggggcataatgcaatataaaacggtacaaaagtacatagaaatacgtccataaataggctaaaaagactatataaaatgcacgtatcaaatctccccaaaccgaacctttactcgtgctcgagtaaactaaatgcaaactaatggaacggaaaagaaaactcagagctagctataacttgtctacttgaaccaatttaatgcaacaaaaactaacggTTACAGCTatagcagtcaatacgcaaacgagtcataagctgttcagaaataaagccgaCCTATCGGCCttacaagaccaacaaaatcggactctcacatggtcactcttctctcatgaagcaaagggtgaattatatgtaaaagagaggagGGGAAACAGtaactcacctaaactgcgacctacataacatgcatgcaataaaaatgaaagacgattcaagtactaatgcacacaatcCAACCAAatatgtccgtcacagccgagggcttacaaatagtataggaatagtgaggttcaggtgagaaaaggcaaaacaagttatggaaatgtggaggtaaaggcgtcaagctagttcctataCAGGACCATATAACATCGTCCGAATCACAACTGACTAAGGAATAAACATAAGTGCCCTTCATTCGGCACACAACTCACCATCtatatacactatctcctcaaaaatataaaataaaacggaaGAGTGAGACCGTCTCAAGATAAAAATGAGCATATACGGTCTCAATGACTAACTCAAAACAAATTTTCTaacctttttcttcttttttatcACTGTGAACGTGATTTCcatatttttcaacttttttttttctcttttttttttttctattcttcatgtttttctcttttttttttttactttttcaatttctttttttcattCACAGCCTCCCTTCCtttatttccaccaactccaatcaaaatacacacgggccaaatcgcagacggaaaaacataccacaaaagacatactccctccataatttattatatgACGTTGTAGCTTTTTTGGTTTATTGCTTAATAGATGACGTCCTGGGCCTTGTGGCTTTTCATTATACAATTCTCCAATTCCCAATGTTTTGGTTACATTAAACTCTCTCATTTTGGCCAATAGAATGAATGAAAGGAAAGACCATGTAAGCACTACACTGTTTCTCATGTACAtgaaaataaagaaataataaaaaggGTAGAATAAATGCAAGCCCTTAATTTGTGTGTATTAGCCTAAAACGTCAtctaataaattatggagggagtactaaactagcttgactaggcaggctcagttttggatgtagctaatgagtcaaaaaggctaaattttgcttaagtggagctaaatgggtgaaaaatgtaagaaaagggaaaaatttgcaagcatctccctgcatgtgacaccgaccacaaacccgaatgcatgcatttgacaagaaatcgaatgtcataaaagtgcaaaaatgatgaacatgatatgcaaggagtactactctcaattcctataaaaaccgtcatgaatgtcaccagttataaggctctaaaactcagaaattgtaagtagtttgccaatttatcaggtcaagtctaaacagtcagctaaatttgaacagaaactcgtagattatgcgtaagacttagctaataaccgtcaatgaaagtgcaacgctcaagtaaaatgacaagttaaagtgcaatatcatcacggaaatcaaccgttccgactcaacctatatgcaaaaataaacgtgaatatttttgatttttttgaattattctaattttttttttggattttttaattttaatgaaataaataaatacaatgcaagagaaaatataaacgtgaatgcaaaaacaaatgcaaatgcagactcaaaggatgcattaccctccccaaaccaaaacggacaacgccctcgttgtcctccagcatacaccaacagATATATACAAGGGAACCGGattatacaaccaataaataaatgaaaaacaataaaataaaaaggagacaaaagaaataaaagagcgagaataaacatacaaaacacgaacttccccaaaccagtcagaaaactggggaagtgagtagaccagtagctactcgtcagcctcctcgtccTGGACGTCCTCCACCGTAACTGTGAAGTCCGGATCCACctcctgctccctcctcctcctctgctcctccTGAGCTCTCGCTGCCGCCGccactgggtcctcgtcctcATCCTCCTCACTCGCAGACTTCGGGTACCCCTTAgttgggtaccggtagaaggaagggtgtggccaaccctctggaatgGGACGGTGttgcctcatgtgatactcgtataaagGAAGCATAGCAAGAGCCATGTTCATCTCTATACGTGCATGTCTCTCTAcaagctcaagcaacaaactgtcacggcgtccctggtccatgaccgcggacgcctcaaagggtggaggacaTACGAAATTAGCCGGAAAGACCGGCTGTCTCTGTGTCTGGTCAGGctcaggagtaggagtaggggtcgggatagGAGTAGCCATGGAAGGCTGGCCACTCGTAGATGGTGTGGACCCCTCTCTGGTCTCAGGTCTACGGCGCTTCCTTGAAGTGGCTAAAGTAGGAGGTGGTCGGAGCGATAGGTGGTACTCGGGTAGTCGAGGTGGTAAGACGCCCTGTGCAACAGTGGGCAAAGGGACGAGACGAGGAAGGGTGGTGCAACGAAGGTCCTCGGACATGGAACCATTAATCTTCCATGTCCGGAAGTCTGAAGTCAGCCAGGTCATAGAGAGCATAGAAGCTCGGTCTAGGTACCTATCTCCTCGAATTTACAGTAGGTCACGAGGAAAGGCAGGGAGAAGAGAATGGGCAAGAAAGGTGgttatgccaccgcagacaatggTGCCCGTGTCCTTCTCCCCTTGAGTCTGAAAGTACTGAGCtgtgaatgttcaggtacccgccCAAATTAGAAAGCTCGGTGTTGGTGATGTtaatgttggaaatctatatctcattatacaacatattcttatatgtttcaaatttatttagtcataaaataaattctagatcttatgcatgcaaactaaaataaataagtgaagaaatcattttctcaccatatgaatttcggtcaaatgggcaccaacaagatctccttcttgttagttcttgagctttccatattggatgaacatacatgacctcaaaatagaagccctccaattagttgcacccaagactatccctcaaacccacaaactaatatgtactagatatttatattgtggtttaccttaaaattgattactaacactcatatattgcattaataattttagtaatcttttgaacaaatttgaatcaaaaactcatcctttttgatgaagattaaagagagagaagagaggaaaaacacatgaaccttttgcatgtaatatgagaatgaatgatgaatgaattaagagaataaaaattctctatcATGCCCTCAAAAAACCGGTGGCCATAGTCTATATTAGGACCATCATaacttttctttttgtcttcacaagacaagtaggtgtaagtcttttgcattatcatgtcactatcatgcaatttggacaaatgaataagacaaatggaaaaagacaaaacatctcacaatgcccaccaatttcggtttatgtgtgtaatatggagtccattttatttttgtcaattgtacaattgtatgtcatgtgacatgtgacatgtgttatgtcatgttttaatttaaaatgcatatttaacaaattaaatatcatttataaattaaataaatcatatttaacaaattgactagtaatataaaattactttctcataaaatggtcatttaattactagttagtataattcacaatatcttgtaattataactaacttatcattctcttctcgcgtttttcgcaaacaccgattaattttagtaatataacttcttaaattactaaataaaatctcatttaatcacattagaataagatgtcatattctctcttatgataatttgttcaattttaatgaattaattaatctgtatcggtatacaattaattaaccttttcaattaaaggaatcgtcctttaggtgtgacctcaagggatcaactggtcaccaccgtcgcacgacagtaatgtcaaactctagccagccaatcattaccgatatgtgtggaccagttgactatatatgtaatgtatcatccctttcgtattcttggtatgagatttaataatgatatttaaatcatgtggtcgcactattgttgaggacacatttcccaacaatctcccacatgtcctcgacaagtgtgcgtgaccaattctcttgtcctattactatctcccactcaatgcaaggtgtctttcgggtcgtacttgcaagtgatcatatcgagagtggtttcctcgatctggagaataactgattgaccgtaatttatccaccatggataccttccgagcgtggccacgcatttccagttcattactcctcgagtggccctgagatattgttttaaccctgacaagggggtggacaatttgtatcgcacttattcccttcgactagccacagccatcataacccaaaatatgcccatttgaccccatttacgaaggtcgtagtaacaaaaatcaaagttactctgaaactatgccatcttaggcgaacagtctttagtcaaaagaatcgactcattagaatactatagtagctctcgccacgaccaggctatataaatttgacagaactctataagcggtcactacccgacaaagtgttcctaacagtctacctatgtgatcgactagtcatctcacatgactctatggcacttgaacttgccatcaatcgcatcacactctagtcacttcgagacgtcacctcatacaagtgactatgggcgaataccatgttaatccttgttcactttaacggggttcaatgttgtctctacaacccgtttggatgtaacaaagtataacaaaagagttttaaactaaaactcgaacgacaaatgcgattataacatatgaatagtcaatgcctgatttctatttcatgttctataacctaatttgatcttgtacgtagttgttcatttcaattcaattgaaatgacatgactcatcatgtttagcctttgagaaggctttggttagtaggttttatcaacttcttgtaccttactcaaccttactacatactcgttttcctttgtaatgtatacatttgcattacaaaactttctgagtacgtgtcgagatccaatcaagacataggccctctagcctaagaatagctcccactgttttcacaatgtgcgggactcatccttcttgcacatctcatgattgcaagtgtactcaatttccgttataaatatctctcattgttctttattgcctagaacgattctagaaaatctatttcttaaataacattgccacaatggtatcttaaccatcctaatgtgttttgattatggttttgtcggaaaccatgcgcaatctcaattgtcaattgtcacttgtgtaacacccttacacaaaattgcatcataaacactttgcatcatagccttaatgctcctgcaagcacttaagggtaatctttatggcttacttggtaaagattacttaaattcgattttgaaaataattcatcatactcaaggtatatgaagtgttatacatcattactcatttaattgatctggcagcgaaagcaaataaaatcaatcaaagatgttcaatttaattgaactagtcatgaatcttatcaacataagacttcttattgacgctaatatcatgtggatttatcttcataaatccggatattaaagatgtattatatttctccaaagtcttaaatcattcgcaatgatcaaaatgtcatccacatataagactattaaaatttccgtaactcccactaaactccatgtataaacacaacttctcgacttatcgagaaaagttttataacatgatcaaaacaatgattccaactcattaatgtcctacttaagattctctcttaagtttcacattatcttaggattgcaagaatctactaaactcaagacatgtattgaatacattccttctaattgaagaagtgagttttagattcactcgctatgtatttcataataatgaaacacagtccctaagaagatccaaatagacttaagcatttcaactggtgcaaaaccctttgcaaccaatcaaaccttgaaatctgtctttattagtgcaaaaccctttgtcactaatcaagccttttatttcggattctcatggctctaagccttgtattgagttgtgacttaaacactcttatgtaagtcatatgttcattaatttctagaagtaatcaacttgaatcaaatgatttcttttgtaagttataag
It includes:
- the LOC141593156 gene encoding uncharacterized protein LOC141593156 codes for the protein MFQQKLPIKCGDPGMFTIPCTIGDTKIHNAMLDLGSSINVISHSIYQTLKLRPMSKTNVVIQLADRSNVYPKGIVEDVLVMVDKLIFPANLYVLDMEHDRHTAPILLGRPFMKIAKTKIDVFSGSLTMEFDGQVVEYNIFDVMKFPTDDHSLCLIDTFEPLVHDTFDFDNPYEYQVVIEKGIVDDDFDDLLPTN